GCCGCTGGTGATGAAGGGTTACCGCAAGGAACCCGCCAAGACCGCGGAGGCCGTCGACGCCGACGGCTGGCTGCACACCGGCGACATCATCGAGGTCGACGACGAGGGTTACCTGAGGATAATCGACCGCAAGAAGGAGTTGATCATCAACGCCGCGGGAAAGAACATGTCGCCGGCCAACATCGAGAACACCGTGCTGGCCGCGTGCCCGATGGTCGGCGTGATGGTCACGATCGGCGACGGGCGGCCGTACAACACCGCGCTGATGGTCTTCGACGCCGAATCGGTCGGTCCGTACGCGGCCCAGCACGGCCTGCCCGACACGTCGCCCGCGACCCTCGCCGCCCATCCGGAGGTCATCGCCCGGATCGCCGCCGGCGTGGCCGAGGGCAACGCCAAACTGTCACGGGTGGAACAGATCAAGCGCTTCCGGATATTGCCGTCACTCTGGGAGCCCGGGGGAGACGAGATCACGCTGACAATGAAACTCAAACGCAAGCCGATCATGACGAAGTACGCGAGCGAGATCGAGAAACTCTACGCACCCGAACTACATCCGGACGTCCACGAGCCCGCGGCGGCCGCGACGGTCCAACCGGCATGAGCCGGCGACCGGGGGCGACCGCCCGTGAATTCGGCCGGGCAGGTGTGCGAAAGCTGCTGCAGCGCACCGGCTTTATCGAGGAGTCGACAATGGCCCTGACGACCGATCCGGAGGAGGTTGTCCAGCTGCTCGCCGCGCCGTGGTACGACGAGCGGCTGAATGGGCTGGCCGACGAGCTCGGGCGCGACCTGGGGAGCGTGCGCACCGAGGCCGCATGCTACCTGCGGGAGATGGCGCCCTCGCTGGACGTGCGGGCGGTCAGGGCCTGGCGCAGCTTCAGTAACTGGCTGATGCGGGCCTACGACGTGCTGGTCGACGAGGACCAGATCGCGCAGCTGCGCAAGCTGGATCGCAAAGCGACGTTGGCGTTTGCCTTTTCGCATCGCTCTTATCTGGACGGCCTGTTGCTGCCGGAAGTGATTCAGGCCAACCGGCTTTCGCCCGCGCTCACCTTCGGTGGGGCGAACCTGAACTTCTTCCCGATGGGGGTGTGGGCCAAGCGCACCGGCACGATCTTCATCCGGCGCCAGACCAAGGACATTCCCGTGTACCGCTTCGTGTTGCGCGCCTACGCCGCGCAGCTGGTGCAAAATCACGCCAACCTGACCTGGTCGATCGAAGGGGGCCGCACCCGGACCGGCAAGCTGCGGCCACCGGTTTTCGGCATCCTGCGCTACATCAGCGACGCCGTCGACGAAATCGACGGTCCCGAAGTGTATTTGGTGCCGACCTCGATCGTGTACGACCAGCTGCACGAGGTGGAGGCGATGACGACCGAGGCCTACGGCGCGGCCAAGCGGCCCGAGGACTTTCGCTTTCTGATCCGGCTGGCGCGACAGCAGGGGGAGCGGCTGGGCCGCGCCTACCTGGACTTCGGCGAGCCGCTGCCGCTGCGCAAGCGCCTCGAGGAGCTGCGCGCCGAGGAGTCCGGAACGGGCACCGAGATCGAACGCATCGCGCTGGACGTCGAGCACCGGATCAACCGCGCCACCCCGGTCACCCCGACCGCGGTGGTGAGCCTCGCCCTGCTGGGTGCGGACCGCTCGCTGTCCGTCAGCGAGGTGCTGGCCACCGTGCGGCCGCTGGCGAGCTATATCGCGGCGCGGAACTGGTGTGTGGCGGGCGCCGCCGACCTGACGAATCGCTCGACCATCCGCTGGACGCTGCATCAGCTCGTCGCCTCGGGCGTGGTCAGCGTCTACGACGCCGGCACCGAACCGGTTTGGGGCATCGGGGCGGAGCAGCACCTGGTCGCGGCGTTCTACCGCAACACCGCGATCCACATCCTGGTCGATCGCGCCATCGCCGAGACGGCGTTGCTGGCCGCCATCGAAGACGCCGAGGCCTCGGTGGACGGTTTGGTGTTGCCGACGACCGTGCGCGACGAGGCCCTGAAGCTGCGCGAATTGCTGAAATTCGAGTTCCTGTTCTCGGCGCGCGCGCAGTTCGAGAAGGAACTCGCCGACGAGGTGCGCCTGCTCGGCCGGGTGGAGGACACCAGCAAGGCGGCCAGCGCGGCCGACGTGCGCGGCCTGTTGGAGAAGGCCGACCTGCTGCTGGCGCACCTGGTGTTGCGGCCGTTCCTTGACGCCTACCACATCGTCGCCGACCGGCTGGCCGCCTTCGACGACGAATCATTCGACGAGAAGGCGTTTCTTGCCGAGTGCCTCGAGGTGGGCAAGCAGTGGGAGCTGCAACGCAGGATCGCGAGCGCCGAGTCGAGGTCGATGGAGTTGTTCAAGACCGCGCTGCGGTTGGCCCGGCACCGCGAACTGGTGGACGGCTTCGAGGACCTGGACATCGCGCAGCGCCGGCGTGAGTTCGCCGACGAGATCGCCACGGCCGTCCGGCGGGTCAACACCATCGCGGGACTGGCCGGAACGCGGTAGCCGCGCCACCGATGCGGCTCTCATGTTCTTCAAAGGTTCTGGGACGGTTGATCAGTCGATATGACTGATAGAATTCGGGGATTGTGAACCTTCGGGGCGCAACTAAGCCGCAACGATGGCGACCGGGTGTCGCTGTCGTTGCTGTGCTGTGCCTGACTAGCGCGCTCGTCGGCGGCTGGGTCGGCCGATCACAGGCAGCAGTAGCACAGGCCTCGCCGCCATCGATCGCCGTGTCCCATGACACCGGCAATGCCGCCAGCGCTGTCGGATTTTCCGCGGTTCACGTCGACATGGCCGACCTGGCACGTCATTCCAAATGGAATGACCCGGCATCAACCGATCAGAAATCTTTCAAGACCGCCGGGCTCAAGCGTGACCG
This genomic interval from Mycobacterium sp. SMC-2 contains the following:
- a CDS encoding lysophospholipid acyltransferase, whose product is MSRRPGATAREFGRAGVRKLLQRTGFIEESTMALTTDPEEVVQLLAAPWYDERLNGLADELGRDLGSVRTEAACYLREMAPSLDVRAVRAWRSFSNWLMRAYDVLVDEDQIAQLRKLDRKATLAFAFSHRSYLDGLLLPEVIQANRLSPALTFGGANLNFFPMGVWAKRTGTIFIRRQTKDIPVYRFVLRAYAAQLVQNHANLTWSIEGGRTRTGKLRPPVFGILRYISDAVDEIDGPEVYLVPTSIVYDQLHEVEAMTTEAYGAAKRPEDFRFLIRLARQQGERLGRAYLDFGEPLPLRKRLEELRAEESGTGTEIERIALDVEHRINRATPVTPTAVVSLALLGADRSLSVSEVLATVRPLASYIAARNWCVAGAADLTNRSTIRWTLHQLVASGVVSVYDAGTEPVWGIGAEQHLVAAFYRNTAIHILVDRAIAETALLAAIEDAEASVDGLVLPTTVRDEALKLRELLKFEFLFSARAQFEKELADEVRLLGRVEDTSKAASAADVRGLLEKADLLLAHLVLRPFLDAYHIVADRLAAFDDESFDEKAFLAECLEVGKQWELQRRIASAESRSMELFKTALRLARHRELVDGFEDLDIAQRRREFADEIATAVRRVNTIAGLAGTR